A section of the Rhizobium sp. Pop5 genome encodes:
- a CDS encoding glycoside hydrolase family 127 protein: MTMPSNDRQFRPVAVPDVELGGFWGKWQDAVCNSTAETLLDRCVEAGMLKAIDVSQPSPGVVIPIQPWGGTTQMFWDSDLGKSIETIAYSLYRRPNPKLEARADEIIDMYEKMQDEDGYLNAWFQRVEPSRRWTNLRDHHELYCAGHLMEAAVAYYQATGKRKLLDIMCRFADYLIKIFGHSEGQIPGYCGHEEVELALVKLARVTGEKKYLELSKYFIDERGTEPHFFTAEAARDGRALSEYHQKTYEYAQAHQPVREQTKVVGHAVRAMYLYSGMADIATEYKDDSLTAALETLWDDLTTKQMYITGGIGPAASNEGFTDYYDLPNATAYAETCASVGLVFWASRMLGRGPDRRYADIMEQALYNGALPGLSTDGKTFFYDNPLESAGKHHRWKWHHCPCCPPNIARLVTSIGSYMYAVADDEIAVHLYGESTARLKLANGAEVELEQATNYPWDGAVAFTTRLTKPARFALSLRIPDWAEGATLSVNGAMLDLGAHVRDGYARINREWADGDRVALYLPLALRPQYANPKVRQDAGRVALMRGPLVYCVETTDNGADLNAIVLPRELPAAETVVLKDLNDAVALDLKVEREETSDWGRPLYRKAPAERQVATARFVPYHLWDNRAPGEMLVWVQSGK, from the coding sequence ATGACCATGCCAAGCAATGACCGCCAGTTCCGTCCCGTCGCCGTTCCCGATGTCGAACTCGGCGGGTTCTGGGGCAAATGGCAGGATGCCGTCTGCAATTCGACCGCCGAGACCCTGCTCGACCGCTGCGTCGAGGCCGGCATGCTCAAGGCGATCGACGTCAGCCAGCCAAGCCCCGGCGTCGTCATTCCCATTCAGCCATGGGGCGGGACGACGCAGATGTTCTGGGATTCCGACCTCGGCAAATCGATCGAGACCATCGCCTATTCGCTCTATCGCCGGCCGAACCCGAAGCTGGAGGCGCGGGCCGATGAGATCATCGACATGTATGAGAAGATGCAGGACGAGGACGGCTATCTGAACGCCTGGTTCCAGCGCGTGGAGCCAAGCCGCCGCTGGACCAACCTGCGCGACCATCACGAACTCTATTGCGCCGGCCATCTGATGGAAGCGGCCGTCGCCTATTATCAGGCGACCGGCAAGCGCAAGCTGCTCGATATCATGTGCCGCTTTGCCGATTACTTGATCAAGATTTTCGGACACAGCGAAGGCCAGATCCCAGGCTATTGCGGCCATGAGGAAGTCGAGCTTGCGCTGGTCAAGCTTGCCCGCGTCACCGGGGAGAAGAAATATCTCGAACTTTCGAAATATTTCATCGACGAACGCGGCACCGAGCCTCATTTCTTCACGGCGGAGGCCGCGCGCGACGGCCGCGCGCTCTCGGAGTATCATCAGAAGACCTATGAATATGCGCAGGCGCATCAGCCGGTGCGCGAGCAGACAAAGGTCGTCGGCCATGCCGTGCGGGCGATGTATCTCTATTCTGGGATGGCCGACATCGCCACCGAATACAAGGACGACAGCCTGACGGCAGCGCTGGAAACGCTCTGGGACGATCTGACGACCAAGCAGATGTATATCACCGGCGGCATCGGGCCGGCTGCATCCAATGAAGGTTTCACCGATTATTACGACCTGCCAAACGCCACCGCCTATGCCGAGACCTGCGCTTCGGTGGGCCTGGTTTTCTGGGCGAGCCGCATGCTCGGACGCGGGCCGGACCGACGCTACGCCGACATCATGGAGCAGGCGCTTTACAATGGCGCGCTGCCTGGCCTTTCCACCGATGGCAAGACCTTCTTCTATGACAACCCGCTCGAAAGTGCCGGCAAGCACCACCGGTGGAAATGGCACCATTGCCCCTGCTGCCCGCCCAACATCGCCCGGCTGGTGACGTCAATCGGCTCCTATATGTACGCCGTTGCCGACGATGAGATCGCCGTGCATCTCTACGGCGAAAGCACCGCCCGGCTGAAGCTTGCCAACGGTGCCGAGGTGGAGCTGGAGCAGGCCACCAACTATCCGTGGGACGGCGCTGTCGCCTTCACCACCAGGCTGACGAAGCCAGCTCGATTCGCGCTGTCGCTGCGCATTCCGGATTGGGCGGAAGGTGCGACGCTCAGCGTCAACGGGGCGATGCTCGACCTCGGTGCGCATGTTCGCGACGGCTATGCGAGGATCAATCGCGAGTGGGCGGATGGCGACCGCGTCGCCCTCTACCTGCCGCTTGCGCTTCGCCCGCAATATGCAAACCCGAAGGTGCGCCAGGATGCCGGCCGCGTCGCCTTGATGCGCGGCCCGCTCGTCTATTGCGTGGAAACAACGGACAATGGCGCAGATCTCAACGCCATCGTGCTACCCCGTGAACTGCCGGCCGCCGAAACGGTCGTGCTGAAGGACCTTAACGATGCCGTCGCTCTCGATCTCAAGGTCGAGCGCGAAGAAACATCCGATTGGGGCAGGCCGCTTTATCGCAAGGCTCCGGCCGAAAGGCAGGTCGCCACGGCGCGTTTCGTGCCCTATCATCTCTGGGACAACCGCGCGCCCGGAGAGATGCTCGTCTGGGTCCAGTCGGGCAAATAG
- a CDS encoding ABC transporter ATP-binding protein yields MTNGMGNKSVVLQDVRKSYGSLQVVHGIDLTIAEGEFVVFVGPSGCGKSTLLRMIAGLEDVTDGEIEIKGRLVTDLDPSERGIAMVFQSYALYPHMSVRDNLAFGLKMARTSPADIETRVKAASAILKIDHLIDRRPGQLSGGQRQRVAIGRAIVRKPDVFLFDEPLSNLDAELRVSMRIEIARLHRELGNTMIYVTHDQTEAMTLADKIVVLRDGRVEQAGTPREIYEDPANTFVAGFIGSPRMNLLNARWGERGLVDVAGSRIESGLSRTDGPAGNALTLGLRPEHLKVASDRSGKLTATVDFSEYLGGTQYLYCQLADGQSLTVEHRSPVSIAAGEEVSLLFEPSDCRLFDEGGKRLR; encoded by the coding sequence ATGACGAACGGTATGGGTAACAAGAGCGTCGTGCTCCAGGACGTGCGGAAAAGCTATGGCAGTCTTCAGGTGGTCCACGGGATCGATCTGACGATTGCGGAAGGCGAATTCGTCGTCTTCGTCGGCCCGTCCGGCTGCGGAAAATCGACGCTGCTTCGTATGATCGCGGGCCTCGAGGACGTCACCGACGGAGAGATAGAGATCAAGGGGCGCCTCGTCACCGATCTCGATCCATCCGAGCGCGGCATCGCCATGGTCTTCCAGTCCTACGCGCTCTACCCGCATATGAGCGTGCGCGACAACCTGGCCTTCGGGCTGAAGATGGCGCGCACCAGTCCCGCCGACATAGAGACCCGCGTCAAGGCCGCTTCCGCAATCCTGAAGATCGACCATCTTATCGACCGGCGGCCCGGACAGCTCTCCGGCGGCCAGCGCCAGCGCGTGGCGATCGGCCGGGCGATCGTGCGCAAGCCTGACGTCTTCCTGTTCGACGAGCCACTCTCCAATCTCGATGCGGAACTGCGCGTTTCCATGCGCATCGAGATCGCCCGTCTTCACCGCGAACTCGGCAACACGATGATCTATGTCACTCATGACCAGACGGAAGCGATGACGCTCGCCGACAAGATCGTGGTGCTGCGCGACGGACGCGTCGAGCAGGCCGGAACGCCGCGGGAAATCTACGAGGACCCAGCCAATACTTTCGTGGCGGGCTTCATCGGCTCACCTCGGATGAACCTCCTGAACGCCCGCTGGGGCGAGAGAGGCCTCGTGGACGTCGCCGGCTCTCGTATCGAGAGCGGCTTAAGCAGGACAGACGGGCCGGCCGGAAACGCGTTGACGCTCGGCCTGCGGCCGGAGCATCTGAAGGTGGCGTCCGACCGTTCGGGTAAACTGACGGCGACCGTCGATTTCTCGGAATATCTCGGGGGAACGCAATATCTCTATTGCCAGCTGGCCGATGGTCAGTCGCTGACTGTCGAGCACCGTTCACCGGTCAGCATCGCCGCAGGAGAAGAGGTCAGCCTGCTGTTCGAGCCATCGGATTGCAGGTTGTTCGATGAGGGCGGCAAACGGCTGCGGTAA